One window of Aspergillus oryzae RIB40 DNA, chromosome 3 genomic DNA carries:
- a CDS encoding uncharacterized protein (predicted protein), with product MENVCSSLESPQCPEGYQLKGSDCVSTETLACPEDTKLEGEHCVSIDAPTCEGDARFDGTNCVVTTPECETGKYFNGKDCVTINQPSCTSGTIFDGHRCVSSNRPECPVGSLPSHGTCITNSRPSCKSGSVLVGDDCVTGPPQCDKGLIFDGTQCVTIDHPTCPPSYKWVNEECVNTEVKGCEPGYTLRNGKCVSDVRPECEPGTSFNGTACVGDAPECPPDTVFDGTECASEEIPGCPTGLKFNGKKCVAETDPSCPTNTKWDAASKECIGDKPPQCPPGQEFNGEHCALVDGECMEFEYCPARSLGVVLFDGAKM from the exons ATGGAGAA CGTGTGCTCTTCGTTGGAGAGTCCTCAATGCCCCGAGGGCTACCAGCTCAAGGGCTCTGACTGTGTCTCAACCGAGACACTCGCCTGCCCCGAAGACACAAAGCTTGAAGGGGAGCATTGTGTGAGCATTGACGCCCCGACCTGCGAGGGAGATGCACGCTTTGACGGTACCAACTGCGTTGTTACCACCCCCGAATGCGAAACCGGCAAATATTTCAACGGCAAGGATTGTGTTACCATTAATCAGCCTTCTTGTACCTCCGGTACGATCTTTGACGGACACCGCTGTGTCTCCTCCAACCGTCCCGAGTGCCCCGTTGGCAGCTTGCCCAGCCACGGCACCTGCATCACCAACTCCCGCCCTAGCTGCAAATCCGGGTCTGTCCTCGTGGGTGACGACTGTGTCACTGGACCTCCCCAATGTGACAAGGGTCTCATCTTCGACGGTACTCAGTGTGTCACCATCGACCACCCCACTTGCCCTCCCTCGTATAAGTGGGTCAATGAGGAATGTGTGAACACCGAGGTCAAGGGCTGTGAGCCAGGCTACACCTTGCGTAACGGCAAATGTGTCTCTGATGTGCGACCCGAGTGTGAGCCCGGTACCAGCTTCAATGGCACCGCCTGTGTGGGTGATGCTCCTGAGTGTCCTCCCGACACGGTCTTTGACGGTACCGAGTGTGCCTCGGAGGAGATCCCCGGCTGTCCTACCGGCCTCAAGTTCAACGGCAAGAAGTGTGTTGCCGAGACCGATCCCTCGTGCCCGACCAACACCAAGTGGGATGCTGCTTCCAAGGAGTGTATCGGCGACAAGCCACCGCAGTGTCCTCCTGGCCAGGAGTTCAACGGAGAGCACTGTGCTTTGGTTGATGGCGAGTGTATGGAGTTCGAGTACTGCCCTGCACGGTCTTTGGGGGTTGTGCTGTTCGATGGTGCAAAGATGTAA
- a CDS encoding uncharacterized protein (predicted protein) encodes MILNLPLLAVLSGAGVTWAASSPNCLSGSSFDTCCSDRDAVGKGTVDGVVMNYSCGTYAKDETVGFGTVHKGAANAKDCAGLCASDASCQAGFWSKVGSKCYLLNGNGYKTYHNKGTFLLFEKTTEDPGSVDECKDRVDSATSQCNAEKDKIKQQGSQLLQKCQDEKDQAITGAGSKCEAEKDAIRKENAQLAEQASKQCEADKDQLRQQAATAASEYEKKIADLQSQLTQCQANVPTAKPVPAIDPNCESNSWVNMCSSCSQDTFVIDGKEFKKKCGVRTVGAREEQWLYRASLIACMKECATRGDCLGVGWRPAEGINGVSFHRSPHIPALVQLTNITKHCHAHISVGRPLRNVPVWNEHLVYMPERGTPY; translated from the coding sequence ATGatcctcaacctccctcTGCTTGCTGTGCTGTCAGGCGCTGGGGTCACCTGGGCCGCCTCGTCGCCCAATTGCTTGTCAGGTTCCAGCTTCGACACGTGCTGCTCTGATCGAGATGCTGTGGGCAAGGGCACCGTCGATGGCGTCGTCATGAATTATTCCTGCGGAACCTATGCTAAAGATGAGACGGTGGGCTTTGGAACGGTGCACAAGGGCGCCGCCAATGCCAAAGACTGCGCCGGGCTTTGTGCTAGTGACGCTTCTTGCCAGGCTGGTTTCTGGTCCAAAGTGGGCTCCAAGTGCTATTTATTGAATGGTAACGGCTACAAGACATATCACAACAAGGGCACATTCTTGCTGTTCGAAAAGACTACCGAGGATCCAGGGTCTGTCGATGAATGCAAGGATCGGGTTGATTCTGCCACCTCCCAGTGTAATGCTGAGAAAGATAAGATCAAACAACAGGGATCGCAGTTGCTGCAGAAGTgccaggatgagaaggaccaAGCTATCACAGGGGCCGGGTCCAAGTGCGAAGCTGAAAAGGATGCCATCCGCAAGGAGAACGCCCAACTGGCAGAGCAGGCCAGCAAGCAATGCGAGGCCGACAAAGATCAGCTTCGCCAGCAAGCAGCGACTGCAGCAAGTGAAtacgaaaagaaaatagcAGATCTCCAGTCACAATTGACCCAGTGCCAGGCAAACGTGCCCACAGCGAAACCCGTCCCGGCTATAGATCCGAACTGCGAATCAAATAGCTGGGTGAACATGTGCTCTAGTTGCTCCCAGGACACATTCGTTATCGACGgaaaggaattcaagaaaAAGTGCGGTGTCCGCACTGTTGGCGCCCGTGAAGAACAGTGGCTGTACCGCGCCTCCCTCATTGCGTGTATGAAGGAGTGTGCAACTCGGGGTGATTGTCTGGGAGTCGGATGGAGACCTGCGGAAGGAATAAACGGAGTAAGTTTTCACCGGAGCCCTCATATCCCAGCCTTGGTACAGTTGACTAATATAACGAAGCATTGCCATGCCCACATAAGCGTAGGACGCCCTCTCAGAAACGTGCCTGTCTGGAATGAGCATCTTGTCTACATGCCAGAGAGAGGTACTCCTTACTGA
- a CDS encoding uncharacterized protein (predicted protein), whose protein sequence is MTKINPYKGILVELKDIVFTSSSDQIKLPINTFKSILCCGATAQYQCGKINRAQYYSRLARDFALSLADVTALFDTVQATIRPEESFLAFLAELKSRFGEQLKLYAVANMSREDYAMLKSLPIDWSLFDGVFLSADLGMRKPELRFFRHVLESISMKPEDTILVDNDTDNILCALSMGLKGILFGSTSVPQALTNLLEYDHISRAEQFLRSHAKSLHSVTHTGVTIRENFAQLLILEATGDIDLVELEYHPTTWNYFIGTQSSQLLLHKHNADRMTTMTSCWLVSAFLVVS, encoded by the exons ATGACCAAGATCAACCCCTACAAGGGGATACTGGTTGAGCTGAAAGACATCGTTTTtacttcttcctcggacCAGATCAAGCTCCCTATCAACACCTTCAAATCTATTCTGTGCTGTGGTGCAACGGCTCAATATCAATGTGGAAAAATCAATCGAGCTCAATATTACTCCCGTCTTGCTAGGGATTTTGCGCTCTCGTTGGCAGATGTTACCGCCCTATTTGATACGGTCCAGGCGACCATCCGCCCCGAGGAATCATTCTTGGCCTTCCTGGCTGAGCTGAAGAGTCGGTTCGGGGAGCAGTTGAAGTTGTATGCTGTGGCCAATATGTCCCGGGAGGACTATGCCATGCTCAAGTCACTTCCCATAGACTGGTCTCTGTTCGATGGAGTGTTTCTCTCCGCGGATCTTGGAATGCGAAAGCCAGAATTGCGCTTCTTCCGCCATGTCCTGGAGAGCATATCGATGAAGCCCGAAGATACAATCCTGGTTGATAACGACACGGACAATATTCTGTGTGCGCTGTCAATGGGCCTCAAAGGAATTCTTTTTGGATCAACTTCTGTTCCACAAGCCTTGACCAATCTCCTCGAATACGACCATATCTCCCGTGCGGAACAATTCCTTCGTAGCCATGCGAAGTCCCTACATTCAGTTACCCACACAGGAGTCACCATCAGGGAGAATTTTGCCCAGTTACTCATCCTAGAGGCCACGGGTGACAT CGATCTTGTCGAGCTTGAATACCACCCAACTACATGGAACTACTTCATTGGTACCCAAAGCTCCCAACTGCTGCTACATAAGCACAATGCTGATCGAATGA CGACGATGACCTCATGCTGGTTAGTATCCGCCTTCCTGGTAGTCTCTTAG
- a CDS encoding aromatic amino acid ammonia-lyase (phenylalanine and histidine ammonia-lyase), whose translation MPSKYLYRSHQEVARAHFNDLNAAIQEVELEVDGSSLTLATVVAVSKFSCQPFLTQKSDTLNGINNSVLTLKECLANRHPIYGVNTGFGGSADSRTDHVITLQKSLLQLLQSGILTSKDTASGNDGSNTVHGSQSMPSEWVRATMLVRCNSVVKGHSAVSLPAINGLLQLLQKNATPVVPLRGTISASGDLMPLAYVTGAMEGNPGIFVRVNGDVITAQEALKKIGMKAVTLGPKEGLGLVNGTAASAAVASLALYETHQLALLAQIVTALSVEALRGSTESFHPFIAEVRPHDGQAEVATNVLSLLQTSQLARGERPTTVKTGLAQDRYSLRTASQWLGPQLEDLLLADHQIGIELNSTTDNPLVDSAARTTYSGGNFQATSVTSAMEKTRLALQMIGKLLFTQCTEMIDPSLNNGLPTNLVADDPSLSFTMKGVDINMAAYMAELAYLANPVSTHVQTAEMHNQALNSLAFVSARYTMQAVDLVSMMTACSLYVACQALDLRVLQLSFFKILQPLLLHSLTGAFCNFIREEELQEACQRLSEESPSAWESTSRLDLHDRCEKVIDILLPTILSYLTRVDRQKRSDVCLIQVLNGWKASVIPSIKEAYLLVLQDFCKTQNTAEYLGSGTRIIYAAVRHQLHVPFHRGFIEHPVEGEPSVNSIDGRDKKTVGGWISVIYQALRDGALGETVNSAF comes from the exons ATGCCGAGTAAATATTTGTATCGTAGTCACCAGGAGGTGGCGAGGGCTCATTTCAACGACCTCAACGCGGCCATTCAGGAGGTTGAACTGGAAGTCGACGGGAGTAGTCTTACTCTGGCCACTGTAGTGGCTGTGTCCAA ATTCTCTTGCCAGCCGTTTCTGACACAGAAGAGCGATACACTGAATGGGATCAACAACAGTGTATTAACACTCAAGGAATGTCTTGCTAACCGACACCCCATTTATG GCGTCAATACGGGCTTCGGGGGCAGTGCCGACTCACGGACCGACCATGTCATCACTTTACAGAAGTCTCTGCTTCAACTACTCCAGAGCGGAATTCTTACCAGTAAGGATACCGCGTCCGGCAATGACGGAAGCAATACCGTGCACGGAAGCCAGTCGATGCCGTCAGAATGGGTGAGGGCGACGATGCTTGTTCGCTGTAACTCCGTGGTGAAGGGGCATTCAGCGGTGTCATTGCCTGCAATCAATGGGCTGTTACAGCTGCTCCAGAAGAATGCCACTCCCGTGGTACCCCTGCGAGGAACGATCTCCGCGTCCGGAGATCTGATGCCGCTCGCATATGTGACTGGGGCGATGGAAGGAAATCCGGGAATCTTTGTCCGAGTGAATGGTGACGTGATCACAGCGCAGGAGGCGTTGAAAAAGATTGGAATGAAAGCAGTGACCCTGGGACCGAAGGAAGGGCTGGGTTTAGTCAATGGGACAGCAGCATCGGCCGCTGTGGCAAGCTTGGCTTTGTATGAGACACATCAACTCGCGCTGCTAGCACAGATTGTCACTGCACTGTCCGTCGAAGCCCTACGAGGTAGTACGGAAAGCTTTCATCCCTTTATCGCCGAAGTACGTCCTCATGACGGCCAGGCGGAAGTTGCAACCAATGTTCTCTCCCTCCTGCAGACTTCTCAGCTTGCACGGGGCGAGCGACCGACAACGGTGAAGACCGGGCTGGCCCAGGATCGATACTCACTACGGACGGCCAGTCAGTGGCTTGGTCCCCAGCTTGAGGACCTCCTTCTGGCCGACCATCAAATTGGCATCGAGCTCAATTCGACCACCGATAATCCTCTGGTAGACAGTGCGGCAAGAACAACCTACTCGGGAGGGAACTTCCAGGCTACCTCCGTGACGTCGGCCATGGAGAAGACGCGGCTGGCCTTGCAGATGATTGGAAAGCTGCTATTCACTCAATGCACAGAAATGATCGATCCGAGTCTCAATAACGGGCTGCCCACAAATCTGGTGGCAGACGACCCCAGTCTATCATTTACGATGAAAGGGGTGGATATCAACATGGCAGCCTACATGGCTGAATTGGCATACCTGGCCAATCCAGTCAGTACCCATGTGCAGACGGCCGAGATGCATAACCAGGCTCTGAACTCCCTGGCCTTCGTGTCCGCCCGGTATACCATGCAGGCCGTGGATCTGGTCTCAATGATGACAGCATGCTCCCTTTACGTCGCATGCCAGGCCCTGGACCTCCGTGTCCTACAActaagcttcttcaagatcctACAACCCTTGCTCCTTCATAGTTTAACCGGCGCGTTTTGCAACTTCATaagggaagaagaattgCAGGAAGCATGTCAACGTCTATCCGAAGAGAGTCCGAGCGCCTGGGAGTCGACTTCACGATTAGACCTTCACGATCGATGCGAGAAGGTGATTGATATCCTTCTACCCACAATTCTCAGCTACCTGACACGAGTTGACCGGCAAAAGCGCAGTGACGTGTGCCTCATCCAAGTCCTGAATGGATGGAAGGCAAGCGTCATCCCAAGTATTAAGGAGGCATACCTACTTGTGCTACAGGACTTTTGCAAAACCCAGAATACTGCAGAGTATCTGGGGTCTGGGACCAGGATAATTTATGCCGCTGTTCGCCATCAACTGCACGTTCCATTCCACCGGGGCTTCATCGAGCATCCAGTGGAAGGCGAGCCATCCGTTAACAGTATTGACGGCAGGGACAAAAAGACCGTTGGAGGTTGGATTTCAGTCATCTATCAAGCCCTGCGTGATGGTGCACTAGGTGAAACCGTCAACTCAGCATTCTAA
- a CDS encoding uncharacterized protein (non-ribosomal peptide synthetase modules and related proteins): MDLEPWGPLYRKQDQDGSLDNIAVVSGDIPSPHPKNEPSQTSTLHIPRDSDLDSDIPSVPTALIIAWGLTLSSLTGDEVVGFDLLPFRGDYQDLGARPYHFLLKFGYREWSREAATTGMDLGSASSEGLPQGMGNRPQIAPSRFRNVLIIKQCSDAPGDSGSLESPSLGNVDKDEPTDAFRADMFISIQCGIGRTGIDVHCSFDPAFWTSENIRMILLDLSRNFKEVMRCGRDDTPLTCLEGMSPKGLDCVLRRNIIPPPPKMEACVHHRFQARCRQNPSALAIDAWDGQLTYAELDSLSSQLASRLVSSITICPRGFMGVLMEKSAWVPVAILAVLKVGSAFVFLDGSQPLQRLKIICAETKSQLVLSSAHYREKANTLGPPVLLVEKNQSGLGQAKENDSCPSLLEDYPQPQSQPQDTLYAVFTSGSTGEPKGAMVDHGAFCTMCGPQMAARPTTNVSPRVFQFAPHAFTVSILDYLGTLLQGGCVCVPSEEELRNNMAGAIEGLSANIVTMTPSMARVLDPTQTPSLQLVLLAGEMMAQCDLDKWSQCVRLLSLYGQSENAAGSMISEKSIVPRAPNTFETLTPGFQCWIVSQDNPHRLMALGEVGELLLEGPALGQGYMNDPIQTEDKFICRSFCLEYAHSGSPQSYRLFKTGDLVRYTPAGEIELLGRKGAEVKLRGQRIDLTEIEHHLRCLFPSATRVVADVIIPSDDIDGLHPVLAAFVQVDSVSRTGQSAEATFASPRPEFRAEAKAVLSGLCQTIPSYMIPMTIIPTEAFPFTATGKLDRRSLRQYASAMSRSDLLKYVTDDRGPVVTAVTPVEIIIHDACVEALGVSSDKVGMLDSFPDLGGDSLAARRMVSICRTKGLELAVADILAHSSLTSLAEKCSAGGGGAKQISQGVEMLDPFSTAKEEFLSHLPSFLPNADMIADVFPVQGAQRRAARAIDTFIFRLSGPVDADRLRDACQVLQQAHLALRSIFVPFYGKFMQVVLRVPPLDFTRRLLPDGTDLVKWAESIGQADKTQRPPSEEFVVRFTLAETAGTPDYSIFMMRLSHAQYDAGCLARIISDLWAVYEQKQLVVKSDFAQYARRAVQQTHLLSMEAFWRDLLAGTTGLTPLPVTGISAEEERTIIVQQRVELKEPPPTGISMATVVRGAWSWVLHQQTGNTVVVFNEMLNGRDVVPLEDTEPVVGACHSIVPVCVHFPLPQSGRTPRELLSALQEQHLASLTFTTLDRDYLIQNCTEWTSHQSGFILAYQNFPEICDLVIGEDLSCQWASQVLDLAEPGEAWVTATPLPGALQISLRVSTAAMDEQEANAWISALGQTIIRFLDSPDSVL; this comes from the coding sequence ATGGACCTGGAGCCGTGGGGACCGCTTTATCGCAAACAAGACCAAGATGGGAGTCTGGATAATATCGCAGTTGTATCCGGAGACATTCCCTCACCTCACCCAAAGAATGAACCATCACAGACTTCCACTCTTCATATTCCCCGGGATTCTGATCTCGACAGTGACATCCCGTCGGTACCTACAGCCCTGATCATTGCATGGGGCCTCACCCTGTCCAGCCTTACCGGAGATGAGGTGGTTGGCTTCGACTTGCTACCATTCCGGGGAGACTATCAGGACTTGGGTGCAAGACCATATCACTTTCTTCTCAAGTTTGGCTACCGCGAATGGTCCAGAGAAGCTGCGACGACTGGGATGGATCTGGGGAGTGCCTCTTCGGAAGGGCTTCCCCAAGGCATGGGCAATCGACCCCAAATAGCCCCTAGTCGATTCCGAAATGTCTTGATCATCAAACAATGTTCCGACGCTCCTGGGGACAGTGGTTCCCTAGAAAGCCCTTCTTTGGGGAACGTTGATAAAGACGAACCCACAGATGCCTTTCGAGCAGACATGTTCATTTCCATACAATGTGGTATCGGTAGGACTGGTATTGATGTGCATTGCTCATTTGATCCGGCCTTTTGGACCAGCGAGAACATCCGCATGATACTGTTGGATCTATCTCGGAACTTCAAAGAAGTCATGCGATGTGGTCGTGACGACACTCCTCTAACTTGCCTGGAGGGAATGAGTCCCAAGGGCCTAGATTGTGTGCTAAGGAGGAATATCATCCCACCTCCACCCAAAATGGAAGCATGTGTGCACCACAGATTCCAGGCTCGATGCCGGCAGAATCCATCAGCGTTGGCCATCGATGCGTGGGACGGTCAATTGACGTATGCCGAGCTCgattctctttcctcccAACTGGCATCCCGGCTCGTATCCTCCATAACCATTTGCCCCCGTGGATTCATGGGTGTGCTGATGGAGAAGTCGGCCTGGGTCCCCGTAGCTATCCTAGCCGTTCTGAAGGTGGGCAGCgcgtttgttttcttggatgGTTCACAGCCTCTCCAGCGCCTCAAGATTATTTGTGCCGAAACAAAATCCCAGCTCGTTCTATCATCAGCTCATTACAGAGAGAAAGCGAACACGTTGGGGCCACCCGTTTTACTAGTGGAGAAGAACCAGTCAGGTCTAGGTCAAGCTAAAGAGAACGATAGTTGTCCATCACTCCTGGAAGACTATCCGCAACCGCAGTCGCAACCGCAAGACACGCTGTATGCTGTTTTCACCTCCGGCTCAACCGGGGAGCCCAAGGGAGCAATGGTGGACCATGGGGCGTTCTGCACCATGTGTGGTCCGCAGATGGCTGCCCGTCCTACGACCAATGTGTCACCCCGGGTATTCCAATTTGCCCCTCATGCATTCACGGTTAGCATCTTGGACTATCTAGGAACCTTGCTTCAAGGAGGCTGTGTATGCGTACCCTCTGAAGAGGAATTGCGGAACAACATGGCCGGTGCTATTGAGGGCCTCAGTGCCAATATCGTGACAATGACTCCATCGATGGCACGGGTCTTGGATCCTACACAGACACCTTCTCTGCAACTGGTGCTATTGGCAGGAGAAATGATGGCCCAGTGTGACCTGGATAAGTGGAGCCAGTGTGTCCGGCTCTTGTCCTTATATGGGCAGTCTGAGAATGCTGCTGGCTCGATGATTTCGGAAAAGTCCATCGTTCCACGTGCTCCAAATACATTCGAGACATTAACCCCCGGCTTCCAATGCTGGATTGTGTCTCAAGATAATCCTCACCGGCTGATGGCTCTTGGTGAAGTCGGGGAGCTGTTGCTCGAAGGGCCGGCCCTGGGGCAAGGTTACATGAACGATCCGATCCAGACGGAGGACAAATTCATCTGTCGCTCGTTCTGTCTCGAATATGCTCACTCAGGCAGTCCTCAAAGCTACCGGCTTTTCAAGACTGGTGATCTTGTGCGCTACACGCCGGCGGGTGAGATAGAGCTCCTGGGGCGCAAAGGGGCTGAGGTCAAGCTCAGAGGCCAACGCATTGACCTCACTGAAATAGAGCACCACCTGCGGTGCCTCTTCCCATCTGCGACTCGGGTGGTGGCCGACGTCATTATACCCTCGGACGATATCGACGGCCTTCATCCGGTGTTGGCTGCATTCGTCCAGGTTGACTCAGTGAGCCGTACTGGCCAGTCCGCGGAAGcgacttttgcttctccAAGGCCCGAGTTCCGTGCGGAAGCAAAGGCCGTACTTTCGGGTCTTTGCCAGACCATTCCTAGTTACATGATTCCCATGACAATCATTCCAACCGAGGCATTTCCGTTCACGGCCACAGGCAAGCTAGACCGGCGGTCTCTTCGCCAGTATGCCTCTGCCATGTCCCGTAGTGACTTACTCAAATATGTCACCGATGATAGAGGGCCTGTGGTAACTGCTGTGACTCCAGTAGAGATCATTATTCACGATGCGTGTGTGGAGGCGTTGGGTGTCTCTTCCGACAAAGTTGGCATGCTGGATAGTTTCCCAGACCTTGGCGGAGATTCTCTAGCTGCCCGCCGCATGGTTTCAATATGCCGTACGAAGGGGTTGGAGCTGGCAGTGGCGGATATCCTGGcccattcttctttgacctcaCTGGCAGAGAAGTGCTCTGCGGGAGGCGGCGGGGCAAAACAGATCTCTCAAGGAGTCGAGATGTTGGATCCTTTCTCCAcagccaaagaagaatttTTGTCTCATCTTCCCAGCTTCCTGCCGAACGCGGACATGATCGCAGACGTCTTTCCTGTGCAGGGGGCACAACGCCGGGCAGCCAGAGCAATTGACACGTTTATCTTTCGTCTGTCTGGCCCAGTAGATGCTGACCGGCTACGAGATGCGTGCCAGGTCCTCCAACAGGCACATCTGGCCCTTCGATCCATCTTTGTGCCGTTCTATGGGAAGTTCATGCAAGTCGTGTTGCGAGTACCACCCCTCGACTTCACTCGCCGACTTCTGCCGGACGGAACTGATCTGGTCAAATGGGCTGAGTCGATTGGCCAAGCGGACAAGACTCAGCGACCTCCGTCAGAAGAGTTCGTAGTGCGGTTTACTCTAGCAGAGACCGCCGGAACTCCAGACTACAGTATCTTTATGATGCGGCTATCGCATGCCCAGTACGACGCAGGGTGTCTGGCCCGCATCATTTCTGACTTGTGGGCCGTATACGAGCAAAAGCAACTCGTTGTCAAGTCTGACTTCGCCCAATACGCCCGTAGGGCAGTACAGCAAACTCATCTTCTGAGCATGGAGGCATTCTGGCGCGACCTGCTTGCCGGTACCACTGGTTTGACACCGCTGCCGGTTACAGGAATctcggcggaggaagagagaacCATCATTGTTCAACAACGTGTAGAATTAAAAGAACCACCCCCCACTGGCATCTCGATGGCTACAGTCGTCAGAGGGGCTTGGTCATGGGTGCTACACCAGCAGACCGGGAACACGGTCGTAGTGTTCAACGAGATGCTCAACGGTCGCGATGTAGTGCCACTGGAGGACACCGAACCTGTCGTCGGGGCCTGTCACTCCATTGTTCCTGTCTGTGTtcattttccccttccccaaTCGGGTCGGACTCCCAGGGAACTCCTGTCGGCTCTGCAGGAACAGCACTTGGCGTCGCTCACCTTCACCACTCTGGACAGAGACTACCTCATCCAGAACTGTACGGAATGGACTAGTCACCAGTCAGGGTTTATCCTGGCCTATCAGAACTTCCCTGAGATCTGCGACCTAGTGATCGGGGAAGATCTGTCTTGTCAGTGGGCGTCTCAGGTGCTTGATCTTGCTGAGCCCGGTGAGGCTTGGGTGACAGCAACGCCTCTGCCAGGGGCTTTGCAGATCAGTCTACGCGTGTCCACTGCAGCAATGGACGAGCAAGAGGCCAATGCATGGATTTCAGCGCTGGGTCAAACTATCATTCGGTTTCTTGATTCTCCTGATAGTGTTTTATAA
- a CDS encoding cytochrome P450 (cytochrome P450 CYP2 subfamily), which produces MGLILAFAVILLSTCWFLWYSRKAVFDRLPPGPRPLPFLKSRQELRQTRQWEALDDLHRQYGPLVGMTWGGRPAVLIGKREIAKDLFGKRGSIYSSRARLVMGLDIMTGGDHVFFLPYGPKWKKLSRIQATFLNRPAVKHYRPLQELESLHTLQDLLHSDDYEACFSRFQASLTHALAYGTRLHSATDPQLTELENIARTFISAATNSHWMVDSFPILKYVPACLAPWKRFGQQIHAQTVSLFQGKMAVAEHTRSWNWVKHIRALKHTSGVTDHEMVYVIGSIYQAGVGIITATLRLFIMACVLHPEAVKAAQDELDRVVGSDRLPTLNDLGHLPYVEAFVKEVLRWRPLVLAATHSVTQDDDYRGYRIPRHAVILSNQWAMDMDREVWDSPEQFRPDRWMSDRKRMPSAFGLGQRMCAGQYMAMESLLIMASRMLWAFTFEHAWEGGKRVEIDSWAFHEESLFLVPKPYRARIQPRDPHRLHVIQSTWQAAEKDIDPLLDQIGREIHTASA; this is translated from the coding sequence ATGGGTCTAATATTAGCATTTGCCGTCATCCTTCTGTCGACATGCTGGTTCCTCTGGTATTCTCGAAAGGCAGTGTTTGATCGTCTGCCTCCAGGGCCGAGACCATTGCCGTTTCTTAAAAGTCGCCAGGAGCTTCGTCAAACTCGACAATGGGAGGCTTTAGACGACCTCCACCGTCAATACGGACCTCTGGTGGGAATGACCTGGGGGGGACGGCCAGCAGTCTTGATCGGGAAACGCGAGATTGCCAAAGACCTCTTCGGAAAGCGCGGCAGTATCTACAGCTCCCGGGCTCGCCTTGTAATGGGGCTGGACATTATGACCGGCGGGGACCAtgtgttttttcttccatacGGACccaagtggaagaagctGAGCCGGATCCAAGCCACGTTCCTCAATCGCCCTGCCGTCAAACACTACCGTCCTCTGCAGGAGCTGGAAAGCTTGCACACCCTCCAGGACCTGCTGCACAGCGATGATTACGAGGCCTGCTTTTCGCGCTTCCAGGCCAGCCTGACCCATGCCCTTGCCTATGGGACGCGGTTACACAGTGCCACCGACCCACAACTGACGGAACTGGAGAATATCGCCCGGACTTTCATCTCCGCCGCAACGAACAGCCACTGGATGGTGGATTCGTTCCCGATCCTCAAGTATGTTCCGGCTTGCTTGGCGCCCTGGAAGCGATTCGGTCAGCAGATTCATGCGCAGACCGTCAGCCTTTTCCAAGGGAAGATGGCCGTCGCCGAACACACCCGGTCGTGGAACTGGGTCAAGCACATCCGCGCGCTCAAGCACACCAGTGGAGTGACAGATCATGAAATGGTCTACGTGATCGGGAGCATCTACCAGGCTGGCGTGGGGATCATCACCGCCACCCTCCGgctcttcatcatggccTGTGTCTTGCACCCCGAAGCGGTCAAGGCTGCCCAGGACGAGCTGGATCGGGTGGTTGGCAGCGATCGACTCCCGACTCTGAATGATCTGGGCCATCTCCCTTACGTCGAAGCATTTGTGAAAGAGGTGCTTCGGTGGCGCCCACTCGTCCTGGCCGCGACGCACTCGGTGACGCAGGACGACGACTATCGGGGCTATCGAATTCCCCGTCACGCGGTCATTCTGTCCAACCAGTGGGCGATGGATATGGATCGGGAGGTGTGGGACTCGCCCGAGCAATTCCGACCAGACCGATGGATGTCCgacaggaagagaatgccCAGCGCTTTTGGATTGGGGCAGCGCATGTGCGCCGGCCAGTACATGGCGATGGAGTCCTTGTTGATCATGGCGTCGAGGATGCTCTGGGCGTTCACTTTTGAACATGCATGGGAGGGGGGCAAGCGAGTCGAGATCGACTCCTGGGCCTTCCATGAGGAGAGTCTTTTCCTGGTGCCGAAGCCGTATCGGGCGAGAATCCAGCCCCGAGATCCGCATCGGTTGCATGTCATCCAGTCGACCTGGCAGGCCGCTGAAAAGGACATCGATCCTCTGCTCGATCAGATCGGACGAGAAATCCACACGGCCTCCGCATAA